A region of the Culex quinquefasciatus strain JHB chromosome 1, VPISU_Cqui_1.0_pri_paternal, whole genome shotgun sequence genome:
GCTTCTCCTCCTTTGCTGCTTTGTTTTCTTCCGCTTTTCTCTTACGTTCTTCGgcctttttcttcttttcaactTCATTCTCTGCCTTctgttgcacttttttttcagcGATTTCAATCCTCCTCTgaaggagattttttttctcctcttCGATCCTTCGGATATCTTCCAGACGTTCTGCAGCAGTCAAAACtggatttgcttttattttgtaGTTGATGTGCTTGCGGGCTCGTTCGGGGGTTTTTGGCGTTGTGAGGTACTTCGAAATGTCACACTCGAGCGATGTGGTTCCTGCAGCCGGCAAATCTGACTGAGCCGGAACAACGGTTCGGCTTACTGGTTCCGGCGTAAGCGTTGTTTCAACAAACGAATCATTCCAAGATGTGTAATGTGATCCAAATTCGCCATAGAAAGAACTTGACGGTCGGGAAGAACTTGACGGGCGGGAAGAACTTGACGGTCGGGAAGAACCTGACGGGCGGGAAGAACTTGACGGTCGGGAAGAACTTGACGGCAACGCAGCGACATCTGTTGATGAGTAGCCCGAATGGTCACCAAGATTTTGCGATGCGCGGTTGGAGTGTGCTTCATGCTGCTCTAATACGTTCAATTCTGTAACATCCGAAGAGGAAGCAAGGTCATCAGAATGAGCAGGttctaaaaaatataacaataatTAGCTAATGTTGAGTTAAGTTACGTTTAGTTTACCTTTACGAGATTTGCCAAAGCATTTACTGTAATCCACAGCATCTGCGTTGAATGGGAAAAGTCCGCACGGCTTGAAGGACTCGCTGAcggttttaattttgaaagcgtGCTTCATCGCCCTTTGCAGGATTTCCGGGAACGTTACAGGTGTAATTTTGGCACTTTCACCGTTTTCATCCTTGAACTTTTTAACCTCCTTCTTCCAGTAATGCTTCAACGGTCCGAAAACACCAACGTCCGCAGGTTGGATGATACGAGTAGAGTTCGGGTACAGTGAGATCAGGACGATCTGCAGCTTCAGACACGCTTCAGCGACCTCTAGCGACATATGACTCTTGTGGCCGTCCACGAAGTAAATGACTGGAAATTGCACATTCCGCTTCACCAAAGCCGGGTGTAGGACTTTCTTGATGTGGCCAACGAAGTTAGCAGTATCCATCCTCCCCGTTTCCGTTCCGCCGAGTCCCCAATCGCCAGGATAATGCTGAGCTATCTCCTTTCCAATCCGTTGCTGTGGAAGAACGACGAGCGGCGGGTACGAATGTCCATCGGCCGAAAACGTGAACAAAACAGTTGTTGTTTGCTTCGCGTTACTCGGTTCAACTATGGACACGTTCTTACTCCCCTTCTCGGCAAGAACCTTTTGAGCCGTAATGTTCATTGGCATGCCGGTTTCATCTCCGCTCAACATACGAGAAGGATCTTCGAGAATATCTTCGAGGCCGTAATCGCGAGCGTACTCTCCCACCTGCGCGTGCCATTTTCGCAAG
Encoded here:
- the LOC6039319 gene encoding uncharacterized protein LOC6039319, giving the protein MLPAPLDLTTGRKAPPVVRTFPKLAPLDLSQQTDSRAVSSPRIVMYDPYGCFASTSLGGAPDMASAEASAVNNQATEEGCIASARRGGVPDTDSCVNKHVAEEGGLDGLPEELHTSFSEEEWIGQAGRQARDPASDQERFTMEDDFNESPQDGDLASDECESLDFSDVSWDSFMIDSAEIEEAQRVGSSEASPRRPFATLPVVTNRSSDFIPNRSKAHTSPPSSGKAHVNGITKNKRVKYTPEILACAIEQVRNGSMTQYKASKEFSIPKNTLRYRLGENYKNKGRRGPETVLTCDEESQIVCWIKEMQRKAFPVTTEALRRKISVFLKENPRRNPFRDNTPGRRWLEGFLQRHKDVSIRTPEAISKASANVSESDLRKWHAQVGEYARDYGLEDILEDPSRMLSGDETGMPMNITAQKVLAEKGSKNVSIVEPSNAKQTTTVLFTFSADGHSYPPLVVLPQQRIGKEIAQHYPGDWGLGGTETGRMDTANFVGHIKKVLHPALVKRNVQFPVIYFVDGHKSHMSLEVAEACLKLQIVLISLYPNSTRIIQPADVGVFGPLKHYWKKEVKKFKDENGESAKITPVTFPEILQRAMKHAFKIKTVSESFKPCGLFPFNADAVDYSKCFGKSRKELNVLEQHEAHSNRASQNLGDHSGYSSTDVAALPSSSSRPSSSSRPSGSSRPSSSSRPSSSSRPSSSFYGEFGSHYTSWNDSFVETTLTPEPVSRTVVPAQSDLPAAGTTSLECDISKYLTTPKTPERARKHINYKIKANPVLTAAERLEDIRRIEEEKKNLLQRRIEIAEKKVQQKAENEVEKKKKAEERKRKAEENKAAKEEKQRRIEERKKQREEKREEVEKEKKKRLEEREKKAAERKQKQEAIEAKKREKKAKKKELVQLERMTSSDEDSESSEEGGVEIEDDA